The Phaseolus vulgaris cultivar G19833 chromosome 5, P. vulgaris v2.0, whole genome shotgun sequence genomic interval CCTTTTCTAATGATAATTCATTCAAGTCAAATCTAGCTGATGGAAATGAAGCATTTGTAGTATCATATATTTGAAGTTACAATAATGCATATAAAATCTTGTATCCCTGATTATATAGAGTCAACTCTTTGtttctataattataacaaCATTCCTTTTATATAGATAAAccttttatttctataattatagCAACTATTATTAGATTATCTATGGATTAACATTGTTTTGTACTTAAATTGATTTGTTAGACATGCTTTATGTCTCATCTCAAGAAGCTATAATTTTGAgcattttatattaaatttgctAGCCTGGGACTGGGTTGTTATGATATACTTTGGTCATTCCAAGTAAAATGAAAATCATAAAGTGAATTAGCTTTTGTCTTTGAATTTATGTTTTACTTGGTTTTCTTTTTCATGGTGAAAAGACATTTCTTTATTTCCATTCCATTGCTCATATTATATTGACTGATTCTTTTCTATTATCAAACTTTTGAATTACCAGAATGCTTTAACTGATCCTCAACGTGTTCAAACACCTTCAATTATGGAGTACTGGAAACCCTTGGCTGATGATGTAAGCTTGCATATTCTTCTGCAATGAGCATCTTGATTTTCCCTTCCTTCCTTCAAGACCCCTGTTATTTCCTGACTAGTTGTTATGAATTTTCCCCATAATGATGTTTAGTTCCTATCCTCCCCTCCACCCCTTACCATTTTACTGAATATTAAAATTCTTTTGCATTTTTGAAATTACAGATGGACCCCTCTGCTGGAATAGAAGCTGAATATCATCACAAGAATAACAGGGTAATcctctaattaaaattttattttggatggaaaaagaagttttatttaagaaaaagaaagaaagtagaAATTTGAGAATtagatatcctgaaaaacttCAACAATAAAAAGTGACAAAGAACAAGGAGATTAATAATGCTGCTAGACTGCCTTTTTCTCCATTTTAGAGATGAAAAGTCCATTGACAATTGAAACAGACATGGGCAGAATAGATGACAGCAAAAAATAAGCCTGTTCAAAACTACTTAATACTTATTTTACAAAAGACATGTTTGGTTGCTATTCATTGCTTCAAAGGTTTTTAAATATCTCTTCAAATTTTCATCTGTAAAGTAACTTGGACCCAGTTGCAAATCGTTTACATTAGTCATATTCGTTCTGTTAAGTTGTATTGCTTGGAAAGcattaaaaaaatgcaaataaaCAGAGTAAGGAGTGCTCTCTGGTAAAAGAATATCGAAGAAAGAGTAAAGAAAAGCCAATGGAAAAACAGGAAATTAAAACCTTCAAAGATTAAAGTCATCCTTGTGAAACTCCCTTTGATCACAAGAGGGGCACCGCAACAGCATCCCTATGTTATAGTGAGTCTGAAAAGaaacatttttcattaaaaaatatgggTATTTTGTTGTGTTGGAAATCTCacgtcgactagagataaggtcAATACATAGTATgcaagtgggtgcaaacctcactttacAAGCCGGTTTTGTAAGGTTGACTAAAGTTTAAAGTCCATTTCTTAAGATTTTGTAACAAAAGTCTCAAAACATCTGCATACAACAGAATAAAATTTGAACAGAAGAATTCTTTCAAATTTTGTTGGTGCACATTTATTGTCTGATGGCTTTAGCCTTCAACTTGAAGATATACATcttaaaatctatttttcttttcaattcagGTTTATTGTTGGAAAGGTCTTCGGCTTGCAGCACGACAAGACTTGGAGGGGTTTTCTAAGGTAACATAATAGCGATTTTTCTAATCTGCAATTTagtatgtttattatttttagactGTGTGAAAGTTAATTGATTTTGGTTGCAGTTTACTGATCATGGCATTGAAGGGGTTGTCCCACTAGAGCTTTTGCCACCTGATGTTCGATCTAAGTACCAAGCTAAACCAAATGACAGAAGTAAACGTAGCAAAAAGGAAGAAACAAAAGGCTCTGCGCATCAAGTTGAGGAAAATCAGGTTTCTTGATTAAGATCCACcttctatttttctttatttattacatCAGCTCAAGAGCCTTTTTATAGAGTACTGTAGAATTTGGTAGTTCCAATTGTTGCTCGTTGGTTGTGTTGCTGTATTTCTTTCTAGTTCAACTAATATATTTAAGGTGAGCTGGCAATTGGGATTAATGCATTAGGAATTAAGCATATTCTAAGCTGTTGATTTTCTTGTGTCACATAAAAGCCTTTTTGAAAGGACTAGTGACAAAACATGTCCTGGAGGATGGTACTGCTCTAACATCATGTTGAGAAGAGAGAAACTAAGAACGAATATACTGTTTGATTGCTTTTATTTAAAAGGTTTTATTTGTAACAAGCTTAAAGTTCAGGAggagtgttagaatatatgaaaatataaaagagaaattatTGTATCTTACATTATTCTTTAGGATTTGTTTCCTTATTTAGTTAGGATCATAATTAGTATAATAAATAAGGGTCAGTGTTCTGTTTTATTAACATATCAAATACACCAAAACATTGTAACACATCATTTTGTAGTCTCAATTCTTCTCGTTTTGTCTTTATTTTGCATCTGTAGTGACGAATCCAATGCTTAAAATGAGTTCCTGAAATCACTTTAGCTCATATCTTTTGTTCTCTCTTAAAATAATAGATTGCCACAACTGCTACTGAGTTGGATGGGGATGGCATTCGAACAGATACCACAGCAACACCTATGGAATTTGATGGTGCCAGTGTCCCTGGTACTCAAGGTGGAACCCCAACACCTGAAGAACTTCATAAGCATAGCTCAGACACTGATGTAGGACAGGAAGCAGGCCAATTGGAAGCAGAAGCCGAAGTCGAGGCTGGAATCATAGATGGCGAGACAGATGCAGATGTTGATTTAGATACTGTTGGCTGAGGCTAAGCAAGTTTGCAGGTCGACATGTTAAGGATGATGAACATTTTGAATGAATGTTGGCATCATGTGTTTTTGGACAAAGATAGATACAACATTAACCAGCAGGTCAAGTTAAAGAcacttgctgttttaattctttgaTAGCAGGAAGGAGATTATGTGGACTTTTGGTATGAATATCATTTGAAAATGGTTCTTTCAATGAATGACTCCATGATTCAAAAGAGGAATGAAATACACTAAATCTGAGTTTTTCCTTAGTGTTTTCTGTGCAATCAACTCTTGAAACTGGCTTTATTAATATCAAACACCAAATTGTAGGATGTGAATAATAAACTTGAGACTAGACTCCTGAGGTGAGGTGTGAAAAGTGAGACAGTAAAAATATATCTATCTATAATTGGTTGGAATTAAAATGCTTTATGAATTTTACTCAAAATTGATGgtatatatgtgtgtatgtgtgtgtaTCAATAGAGAACAATCTCGAGCAAAGGGTAATCCAAGACCTTACTCAATGGTTAAGTTGACAATTGTTTACCCACCAAACAATTTACATATAATGCTTGCATGTTCAAACaatgtacatataagtcttccAATGTTAAGGTAGGGCATTTTCATGTTGGTACAATGAGAATAACTTCATTCCTTTATTCCTTGGTTGCAATATGAAAACAATTATAAGTTCTAAGTATGGTAACTTTTAATATGAATAGTAATATAATATTCATTCCGAGTGGTGGGAATGACACCTTCAGTTTTATATAAACATGTGTAGGGTAAAAATGGCCCTTCCTTTCCATCATTTCAAATCACTCCAAATACATAAATGAATTCCTGAAGTGATGACTGCTCATGCATGCCATCATCATCCCTGCTGCATTATTCAAATGGATCTAAAACCTTAGCAGGGAGCCTTGAAAGCAGATAATTTATTTGCAgccaaaaattaaataaaagatatcCTTAATGTTTTTTCCATGTGGTGAAgattaaataaaagaattaattaGTGGGAGAAATGGTTTATGCAAACATGAAAAAGTACAGAGTTCAATTATCAACACAATCGACTATTACTAGAGGATTATTAGTAAAGCTGATCAATTATTTGTGAACTAAGtcaaattcagttttgattcagataatcgattatcaactTAACTTAATCAATTATAAGTTCATAAACAATAAAAGACTATTTTTTTCTCAAGAATTTCTTAAGGATTGATTCATGCTTTACAATCATAGTAAAATAATGAACATTAGAGACTGAAATCATAAACAAGATacaaaatatatcaaaacaTCATTCCAATATGCTTGTCAACATATCGCACCATAGTCTGATGCCCATAGTCTAGCATTAATATGATAATAGGAATTACACCGTCCTTTTGACAGAGAGTTCATAAGCATTGCAAAACATGTGCAATATATATTTTGCATTCTTATGAGATTTTGTTACTTCATGACATTACACAAGTCTACACCCATTATGAAAACACATCTTATCCATTTTGAATTTGCATCCCCTACCTTTGAAATGTTTGCAAAAGCAGCATACAATTCCAGATTGGGTTATTAGCAATGACACAAAGCAGAAAAATGAACATAACAGTGATGCACTACAAAATGTTTAAGGCGCTTCCCATAATGTCACTCCCTTGAATAATGATCGGAACTTAGGAGAGGAATACTCTGTTCATTCCTGAAAAAATTTTGGGGGTCAAACTTTGTCTTAATTTGTGCCAATCTCTTGAAGTTTCCCTTAAAGTACTTCTTGCCCCAAACACTAGCTTCTAAATAGCTTGTGTTGTGAGGCTTGTTTTTTCCCAAATCAAGATCCTTGTAGTTGAAATAGGCAGCTCTAGGAGATTTTGAGACATAAGGAGTCATGTATCTATAAATCATTTTGGCCCAATGTAGATGCCTCTTGGATTCTTCCATGCTATTCACTTCCCACTTCACCAAGTACTGTATGTTGTATAAGTTTCCCTTTCTGTGGGGAAATGGGATTTCAGATTCTGAAATTTCATTCATTCTACCACCATATGGTTCCATTATCAGCATTGCTAATGTATCTTCCTCTACAACCACTTTCCAAGCTCCTTCTAGACCAGTTTTTGGTATTGGCTCCTTTACAAAGTCAGACTTGGCCTTGAAAGAGCTTTTAAATGTGGTAGTTCTGTTGAGCAAGAGCTCTAGAGGGTCGTCTTTGTTGAATCCAGCAATGAACATAACTGATTGAATCCAGTTCATTTCAGTGCAGTCTTTGGCCTGCAATCCCAGTTCAGGGAAACTCTCATTCATCAGTGGAATCAACTTGTCTATTCCTCCAAGGAAGAGAGTTGAAGGTTGCTTTAAATGTCTTTGATTTGTCACCACTATTTTGAGCAACTATTCTGATGAAAAGATCCTCATGCAATTCAGGTGCTGTGTATTGCCACCTGTGAATGAGATTGTTGGCTCCTTCCTCCAATGTTCTTTCAACGTTGAACACTGTAACAATAGGTGGAACTCTAACCAAACTGACCTTCCATGCAAGGATGACTCCAAAACTAGTAGCACTACCTCCTCTAATGGCCCAGAAAACATCTTCTCCCATTGATTTTCTATCATGAATCTTCCCATCTGCATCAATGAGGTAAGCATCAACAACATGGTCTGCTGCCAGGCCATGCTTCCTCATTATGGTACCTTGTCCCCCTCCACTGATATGCCCACCTATCCCTATACTTGGACAGGTGCCTGCAGGGAATCCATGCACTTTGCTTTCCTTTGAAATTTTGTAGTAAAGTTCACCTAATGATGCCCCAGCCTGAACCCAAGCTGTTTCATCAGCAAGGTTAACTTCAATGGAACGGATGTTGATAAGTTCAACCATGACAAATGGAGCCTTAGTAAGGTATGATAGCCCTTCATAATCATGGCCACCACTTCTGACTCTGAGCTGCAACCCATGTTCTTTGCTGCATTGAATGGCTGCTTGAATTTCTGATTCATGGAAAGGTGTTAGAATGAGAAGAGGCTTCCTCGATGAATTCACCCATCTAGGATTTTGTTCCAATGCTTCCAACACTTGGGGATATTGGGAGGAGGATTTGGTGAAGATTATTTTTTCAATGGATTCAGAATTCTCATCAAGTTGGGTTATCAAGCATTCCTTGAACTTCTTCTCAACCAAGGTAGAAGCTGCACATGAGATTGGAAGAAGCAGTATCAGAAACACTGCTAGATAACTCATCTGCATGTTTTCTTCTCTACCTTTGGTGTGTTTCATTATTCAGGCACATTTATACACATACATATGTGTAAACATGTTCACATGAAAAGGTAGAATATTGAAGTAGAGAACATGCAGAAGCTATTTTGTCAACAAGCTGAAACatattttgatttgaattttCTAAGGCATTTGATTTTCCAGAATTGCTGCTCAAGAAATTGAGCCTGAATAAAATACTGGTTATTATAATTAATCTCtggtttttataattatttgctAATGTACTTTGGATATGTGTTTAGTATTAATTAGTGAATATGATAATGTATTTAAAGCTTTATTATTTGATAATGGCTGCTAATCTGGTTTggttaatatttataaataaaaagtcaAATCAATCATCAATGCAAATATATGACTGTCGACAAAAAGATctaaagtaatatattttttctccaACTAGCTCAATTTTAATTACTTCAaaccttttattttatatttgaatttcaactatttatattttaaaattaattaatttcaattacTTCTCAAGTTTAGCTTGTTTTTCAGCAAATATTAACTCCTCATATTTTTcactcatttttttaaattatttatctctattgatattataattttaggtgccttttctattttttttaaatgtagcTAAATAGAAATTTTTCAATGTATTTAATAATACTACTAAATTAGCTACTAACTTATAATTACCTTATAGTATAATTCTATCTTCATAATATTTGATAaactaaatcaaatttattaaatatacagATAAATTTGCTGCTAAAAAAAGTTTAAACCAACTTTACTTTATGTACTATTTTTTCCCCTTTTGAAATAGTTTCTAGTTAggatttagagataaaaattaagattttttactttttaaaaaggatccaagttcatttgtctgtattttttttttctctttttattaatttcttctTAGGCTGCTTTGTGGTACACAAGACACGAGTTTAGaatctatttattttaatgaatttaaaatttgaatttagaaTTGTAAATTTTAAAGTCTCTATTCTTTTTCAACAACATTGATGAGATTATGCATAATTGTCTCCTATTACTATgacaataagtttttttatctgTAAAACTTCATGTTCATGCATGTGTTGGGAGCCATTATTTTATGACTTGTGTAAGTTTTCTTCCAAGGGAggttcttcctgcacctctatcATTTTTGCCTAAACCTCCATACTTTAAGTAAAAGTCTATTTTACccttattgaaaataaaaaatgattctTAAGTTCTTGCACTCCAATAAACTTCTTCGTTGAATGGGAACAACCATGAACTACATTGTGGGAGAACTTGTGGAAGAAAACATTTATGTAAAATGTTTAAAGTATGAACTAGGAGAGATAGCAAATTAcaaggaaaaagagaaaaaaaaaaactattatgaaTTTTGACAGAAAAAAGCCCAAGCAATGCGCAATAGACACTTTACATGATTTCCCAATTCTATAATTTGAAATGCAAATTTGGATTCTGAATTATAGAATTCAAAATGGATTTTATTGACTTCTGAATTATAGAATTAAGGttgatttttgattttttttgaaatGACTTTTAAATTGTAGTATTCGTAAgtcaattttgtattttaaattgtagaATTTGGAATACAAAGTTGACttccaaattttataatttggaaACCATTTCCTGGATTTAGAAATGACTTctgaattgtaaaatttggaAGGTCGACTCAGCCTGACCTGCGTCCAAGCTCGACTCGGTTCGATTTGGGTCCGGGTCGAATAGAATCAATATGGTATGGATAGACTCAGCTTGACCTAGGACTGGTCAACTTGACACGACATGGTTTTGTGTCATCTTTGCTCGACCTGGGCTGGACCGATTCGACTCTACCTAGGTGCGGGTCGACTTAGCTAGACCTGGACTCGGGCCAACTAAGTTCGAAATGGATATGGGTTAACTCGGCTCAACCTGGGGTCCGACCGACTCAAAATCCAACCTAAAATCCattttggataatccaaaaatgtatctaaTCTATATCTAATTcaaatccaattaaatggattggacttaaaatccaaaaatatggatttgtaTTTGAGATACACACAAT includes:
- the LOC137834608 gene encoding LOW QUALITY PROTEIN: berberine bridge enzyme-like 22 (The sequence of the model RefSeq protein was modified relative to this genomic sequence to represent the inferred CDS: inserted 2 bases in 1 codon) yields the protein MKHTKGREENMQMSYLAVFLILLLPISCAASTLVEKKFKECLITQLDENSESIEKIIFTKSSSQYPQVLEALEQNPRWVNSSRKPLLILTPFHESEIQAAIQCSKEHGLQLRVRSGGHDYEGLSYLTKAPFVMVELINIRSIEVNLADETAWVQAGASLGELYYKISKESKVHGFPAGTCPSIGIGGHISGGGQGTIMRKHGLAADHVVDAYLIDADGKIHDRKSMGEDVFWAIRGGSATSFGVILAWKVSLVRVPPIVTVFNVERTLEEGANNLIHRWQYTAPELHEDLFIRIVAQNSGDKSKTFKATFNSXFLGGIDKLIPLMNESFPELGLQAKDCTEMNWIQSVMFIAGFNKDDPLELLLNRTTTFKSSFKAKSDFVKEPIPKTGLEGAWKVVVEEDTLAMLIMEPYGGRMNEISESEIPFPHRKGNLYNIQYLVKWEVNSMEESKRHLHWAKMIYRYMTPYVSKSPRAAYFNYKDLDLGKNKPHNTSYLEASVWGKKYFKGNFKRLAQIKTKFDPQNFFRNEQSIPLLSSDHYSRE